In Pelomicrobium methylotrophicum, the DNA window GTGCACTTAAGGCCATATAGATGGGCGTAGCTGTGGGCCATCAGCTCGTTCGCTTTTTTGGTCGCTGCATACAAGGACACCGGGTGATCGACGTTGTCGCGCTCGGAGAACGGGAGTTTGGTGTTGGCGCCGTACACCGAGCTGGAGGAGGCAAAGACGAGGTGCCCCACCCTGCCGTGGCGGCAGCCCTCGAGCACGTTGGCGAAGCCGACGAGGTTGGCATCGACGTAGGCATAGGGGTTCTCGACCGAGTAGCGCACACCCGCCTGGGCGGCCAAGTGAAGGACTCCGTCGAAACGGTGGGTGGCAAAGAGTTCCGCCATGCTCGCCCGGTCCGCCACGTCGAGCTTCTGGAAGACGAAGTTCTCGTACGGGCGCAGGCGCGCGAGGCGGGCTTCCTTCAAAGACACATCGTAGTAGGCGTTGAGGTTGTCGATGCCGTGGACCGAGTCGCCGCGGTCGAGGAGTCGTTTCGCGACTGCGGCGCCAATAAATCCCGCAGCGCCCGTAATCAGGATATGCATATTGGAGAATCGGCTGTCCGAGGGGTGCCGGTGTGAAATGGCCGGGTCCCCGGCTCCGCCAGTCAGGCCTCCCTTGGTAAAGGCGCGATTTTACCCCATCGTCCGGGCCGATGTGCCTCCTGGTACATGGGCAGCCCGTGGACAGCCGGGGGGAGTCTTATCCAGATTTATACCGCTCGGTCCGTGGTGAAGGGGGCGCTATCTGTTGTTATTGAGGATCGTAAAGAGGTCTGACACCGGCCGGCATTGTGACCACCCTCACCCCGGCCCCTCTCCCGCCAGTGGGAGAGAGGGTGCATCGGGTCACAAAACAGGGCTCTCGGCCAGTCGCATCCTTCGTCAGTCACTTATACGAAGCTCAATACAAGTTGAGGCCGGATCTCCATCGAAAAGCTTCGCGTCGCGCAGCCGCTGGCTGGCGCGATCGAATGAGCGCCGCCTTTAGGACTGAGTCAGCCTCGTCGCGGCCGCAACCAGGGCAGGAACGAAATCATGGCCGGCCTGGAGGGCCGAGGCGAGCACGGCCGGGTCCTCGATATATTCGTGGACCATCTGGTTTCGCAGCTTGCGCATGTCGAACCATGCCTGGGCGTCGTCGATGAGCCCCAGCCGTTCGGCGCGGTCGAGGTTCTCGATGAAAGTGGCGACCCTTTCCCCATGGGCGGCCAGGTAGGCGGGCAGCAGCTTGTCCCCGATCGTGTCCTGGAGTCGGCCAAAACGGGAGACGAAGGCATCCACCCGCTCGCTCAAGGTTTCGTCTTCCGCGATCTGGCGTGCGCGTTCGATGGTGAACGGCTCGGCAAACAAGCGCCGATCTGTCGCCTGAAGGTGCTTGACTTCCCGCGTGACGATGCGCGCCAGGGCTTCCAGCCGTGCGGCCGCCCGGGGGTCGAGGATCACAGGAGGGTCCCCTCTCGGCGAGCCACGTCGTGGATGGGAAGCCTCAAGAGATTGGGTGCAGCCAACACCACGTCGACTTTCCGACCTCCCATCATGCGGCTCACGCGCCCCGCGATGCGCGCCGCTAGCACGGCGGGCGACTGCACGGCATAAGGCACTTCGACCAAGAGGTCCACGTCCCCCCCTTTGGCTGCGTCATCCAACCGGGACCCGAAAAGGCGCACCGTGGCGTCCGCCCCGGCCTGCTCCCGGACGATGGTCTTGATGGCTTGGATTTGTTGGGCGGTCAAGCGCACGGCTGAGGCAAAAGCGGGAAATCCAATTGAAATTTTACGCCAGGGAGACGGGCACGATCATGGGTGTGCTTCTCGCTTTGCGTGGCGGCAAGCCAGTGGGCTTCAGGCTGGAAGCGCAATTTCGCGGCGTTTGCCATCCGTCTCCCAAATTACGTGGCCCTGGTATTCCGGGTGGTTGGCATCGTTTCCAGAAGCCCCCTTTCCTTGGCACACTCTGGGAACCGGCGTGGCGTCAGGCAAATGGATTCTGAATCTGTACGCCCTTCGATAAGCTGACCGTGGCTGAGGTCTTCCGTCAGGATCCGCTCTGCTCCCCCGCGGACCGCCGCCGCGACGATCATGGCACCCCAGAATCCGATCCGATGGCGCTCTTCGATAACAGCCATCTTAGCCCGAAATTCTCCTGCCGGCACCGCCTTCCCTCGCCCGTTGGCAATCGGATGGCGGCACGGTTCGTTTGGATATACAATGTGATATGTATATCTATCAACTCGGAGGGCATCATGCAAGTCTCTAGATGGGGGAACAGTCTAGCGGTCCGGCTGCCCGC includes these proteins:
- a CDS encoding NAD-dependent epimerase: MHILITGAAGFIGAAVAKRLLDRGDSVHGIDNLNAYYDVSLKEARLARLRPYENFVFQKLDVADRASMAELFATHRFDGVLHLAAQAGVRYSVENPYAYVDANLVGFANVLEGCRHGRVGHLVFASSSSVYGANTKLPFSERDNVDHPVSLYAATKKANELMAHSYAHLYGLKCTGLRFFTVYGPWGRPDMALFKFTSKILRGEPIQVFNHGRMRRDFTYIDDIVEGVVAIIDRPPSGDPTWRGDAPNPARSYAPYRIYNIGNSKPVDLMRYIEVLESCLGKKAEIEFMPMQPGDVPATFADTTALHETVGFKPGTEIEVGVARFVDWYRSYYRV
- a CDS encoding nucleotidyltransferase domain-containing protein, with translation MRLTAQQIQAIKTIVREQAGADATVRLFGSRLDDAAKGGDVDLLVEVPYAVQSPAVLAARIAGRVSRMMGGRKVDVVLAAPNLLRLPIHDVARREGTLL